A section of the Microbulbifer pacificus genome encodes:
- a CDS encoding YfiR family protein — MSNSAPSPKPYAAAPESRKGAFSAAGICVGMLLLWFLLPLSPARAQAEHLSDTDLGRKVMVDYIVHFAHHLQWPIDVFNGTNAPFRICVMGDDELVAPLTARLSHQRIQGRLASLEQVNDGEMLRVRRCQIVVMGDIGAERMAQAVGALEFFPVLTVSDVSRFATLGGMVEFAGSGANMALQLNKTRLDRAELKMGNSLFRLSRQVN; from the coding sequence ATGTCTAACTCTGCCCCTTCCCCCAAGCCCTATGCCGCTGCCCCGGAATCCCGGAAAGGCGCTTTTTCGGCTGCCGGGATCTGCGTTGGAATGCTGCTGTTGTGGTTCCTGTTGCCGTTGTCACCCGCACGGGCGCAGGCCGAGCACCTCTCCGACACGGATCTCGGGCGCAAGGTGATGGTGGATTACATTGTCCACTTCGCCCATCACCTGCAGTGGCCCATCGATGTTTTCAATGGCACCAATGCCCCGTTCCGGATATGCGTGATGGGCGATGACGAACTGGTCGCGCCGCTCACCGCCAGGTTGAGCCACCAACGTATTCAGGGGCGGCTGGCATCGCTGGAGCAGGTCAACGATGGGGAAATGCTGCGGGTGCGTCGCTGCCAGATTGTGGTGATGGGGGATATCGGCGCCGAGCGCATGGCGCAGGCGGTGGGCGCGCTGGAGTTTTTCCCGGTGCTGACGGTGAGCGACGTCAGCCGTTTTGCCACCCTCGGTGGCATGGTGGAGTTTGCCGGCAGTGGCGCCAACATGGCCCTGCAGCTGAACAAGACCCGGCTGGATCGCGCGGAATTGAAAATGGGCAACAGCCTGTTCCGCCTGAGCCGCCAGGTGAACTGA
- the grpE gene encoding nucleotide exchange factor GrpE → MAKERSEDQQEEQHIETAEVEIPTPEEQHAAEEVLQEELAVESAQEIEIASLHQQLAEHKDMVLRAQADVQNARRRAEMDVEKAHKFGVEKLLKDLLPVVDNLDRALATIDSEHEAHKAVVEGIELTRKSFLDTLTRNGVEVVDPAGEPFDPELHQAMTQVPNGNVEPNTVLDVFQKGYRLHGRLLRPAMVVVSKAP, encoded by the coding sequence GTGGCCAAAGAGCGCAGCGAAGACCAACAGGAAGAACAGCACATCGAGACCGCCGAAGTCGAGATCCCTACCCCGGAAGAACAGCATGCGGCGGAAGAGGTTCTGCAGGAAGAACTCGCGGTAGAGAGTGCCCAGGAGATTGAGATCGCCTCACTGCACCAGCAGCTGGCCGAGCACAAAGACATGGTGCTGCGCGCCCAGGCCGATGTGCAGAATGCCCGCCGCCGCGCTGAAATGGATGTGGAAAAGGCGCACAAGTTCGGAGTGGAAAAACTGCTCAAGGACCTGCTGCCGGTAGTCGACAACCTGGACCGCGCCCTGGCCACCATCGACAGCGAGCACGAGGCACACAAGGCCGTGGTGGAAGGTATCGAGCTGACCCGCAAGTCCTTCCTCGACACCCTGACCCGCAACGGCGTTGAGGTGGTTGACCCCGCGGGCGAGCCTTTCGACCCGGAACTGCACCAGGCCATGACCCAGGTGCCCAATGGCAACGTGGAGCCGAACACTGTGCTCGACGTGTTCCAGAAGGGCTACCGTCTGCACGGCCGCCTGCTGCGCCCGGCGATGGTGGTGGTCAGTAAGGCACCCTGA
- the carA gene encoding glutamine-hydrolyzing carbamoyl-phosphate synthase small subunit: MPSTTPALLVLADGSVFHGRAIGAEGSTVGEVVFNTSMTGYQEILTDPSYARQIVTLTYPHIGNTGTNSEDEEASEIWAAGLVIRDLPLLASSFRSEQSLEDYLKARNIVGIADIDTRRLTRLLRDKGAQSGCIVTGDNIDEAEALKQAQAFAGLKGMDLAKVVSTKEKYDFNEGTWELGLGHKPAPAAQPYKVVAYDFGVKRNILRMLVDRGCSITVVPAETPASEVLAMNPNGVFLSNGPGDPEPCDYAIAAIKEFLDAGLPTYGICLGHQLLGLAVGAKTAKMKFGHHGGNHPVQDLDTTKVMITAQNHGFEVDAASLPDNVEITHKSLFDGTLQGIRLKDKPAFSFQGHPEASPGPHDVAPLFDQFIEMMEARR, encoded by the coding sequence ATGCCCAGCACTACCCCGGCACTGCTGGTGCTCGCCGATGGCAGTGTCTTCCACGGTCGCGCCATTGGCGCCGAAGGCTCAACTGTCGGTGAGGTAGTTTTCAATACCTCCATGACCGGATACCAGGAGATCCTGACGGACCCGTCCTACGCCCGTCAGATCGTCACCCTGACTTACCCCCATATCGGTAACACCGGTACCAATAGCGAAGACGAAGAAGCGTCTGAAATCTGGGCCGCCGGCCTGGTGATCCGCGATCTGCCACTGCTGGCCTCCAGCTTCCGCAGCGAGCAGTCCCTGGAAGACTACCTGAAGGCGCGCAATATCGTCGGCATCGCCGATATCGATACCCGCCGCCTGACCCGACTGCTGCGCGACAAAGGCGCACAGAGCGGCTGCATCGTTACCGGCGACAACATTGACGAAGCGGAAGCCCTGAAACAGGCGCAGGCGTTTGCCGGCCTCAAGGGTATGGATCTGGCCAAGGTCGTCTCCACCAAGGAGAAGTACGACTTCAATGAAGGCACCTGGGAACTGGGCCTGGGCCACAAGCCGGCACCGGCCGCACAGCCTTACAAGGTTGTGGCCTACGACTTCGGTGTAAAACGCAACATCCTGCGCATGCTGGTGGATCGCGGCTGCAGCATCACCGTGGTACCGGCAGAGACTCCGGCCTCCGAAGTGCTGGCGATGAACCCGAACGGCGTGTTCCTCTCCAACGGCCCCGGCGACCCCGAGCCCTGCGACTACGCGATCGCGGCGATCAAGGAATTCCTCGACGCCGGCCTGCCCACCTACGGTATCTGCCTCGGCCACCAGCTGCTGGGTCTCGCCGTGGGCGCCAAGACCGCGAAGATGAAATTCGGCCACCACGGCGGCAACCACCCGGTGCAGGACCTGGACACCACCAAGGTGATGATCACCGCCCAGAACCACGGTTTTGAAGTGGATGCGGCCAGCCTGCCGGACAATGTGGAAATTACCCACAAGTCCCTGTTCGACGGCACCCTGCAGGGCATTCGCCTGAAGGACAAGCCGGCGTTCAGCTTCCAGGGCCACCCGGAAGCGAGCCCCGGCCCGCACGACGTGGCGCCGCTGTTCGACCAGTTTATCGAGATGATGGAAGCGCGCCGCTAA
- the dapB gene encoding 4-hydroxy-tetrahydrodipicolinate reductase — protein sequence MAVNIAITGFGGRMGRVLAEAVALAEKDGKAKLTGAIVRPGSSLVGADAGEVAGLGRNGLAIVDGLEQVAFDVLIDFTSPLATLDNAAYCAEHGKAIVIGTTGFTAAEKAQMLSAGDKTPLCFATNFSTGVNLCFNLLETAARVLGDDVDIEIVEAHHRHKLDAPSGTALSMGEVIADTLGRDLDKVAVYGREGQTGARERETIGFATVRGGDVVGEHTVSFFADGERIEITHKASSRLAFARGAVRAAIWLNDRAAGRYDMRDVLALK from the coding sequence ATGGCGGTAAACATAGCAATCACAGGATTTGGCGGCCGTATGGGGCGTGTACTTGCGGAAGCCGTAGCGCTGGCGGAAAAAGATGGCAAAGCGAAGCTCACCGGTGCCATCGTGCGCCCGGGCTCAAGTCTGGTGGGGGCTGATGCCGGGGAGGTGGCCGGTCTCGGACGCAACGGTCTGGCGATCGTCGACGGCCTGGAGCAGGTGGCGTTCGACGTACTGATCGACTTCACTTCACCACTCGCCACCCTCGACAACGCCGCCTACTGTGCAGAGCACGGCAAGGCCATCGTAATCGGCACCACCGGTTTCACTGCTGCAGAGAAGGCGCAGATGCTGAGTGCCGGTGATAAAACCCCGCTGTGTTTCGCGACCAATTTTTCCACGGGCGTGAATCTGTGCTTTAACTTACTGGAAACCGCGGCCCGGGTGCTGGGCGACGACGTGGATATTGAAATCGTCGAAGCGCATCACCGTCACAAACTGGATGCACCTTCCGGTACTGCGCTCAGTATGGGCGAGGTGATCGCCGACACCCTTGGTCGCGATCTCGACAAGGTGGCGGTATATGGTCGCGAGGGGCAGACCGGCGCGCGCGAGCGGGAAACCATCGGTTTTGCCACGGTGCGTGGCGGCGATGTGGTCGGTGAGCACACGGTGTCTTTCTTTGCCGACGGCGAGCGTATTGAAATTACCCACAAGGCCAGCAGCCGACTGGCCTTTGCCCGCGGCGCGGTGCGCGCTGCAATCTGGTTGAATGATAGAGCCGCCGGTCGCTACGACATGCGCGACGTGCTGGCCCTCAAATAA
- the dnaK gene encoding molecular chaperone DnaK, which translates to MGKIIGIDLGTTNSCVAVLDGDKARVIENAEGDRTTPSIVAFTDDNEVLVGQSAKRQAVTNPTNTLFAVKRLIGRKFKDDVVQKDIKMVPYSIVEADNGDAWVQVKGDKKAPPQISAEVLKKMKKTAEDFLGEKVDAAVITVPAYFNDSQRQATKDAGRIAGLDVKRIINEPTAAALAYGLDKKGGDRTIAVYDLGGGTFDISIIEIADVDGEMQFEVLSTNGDTFLGGEDFDLRLIDYLAEQFKKEQGIDLKGDPLAMQRLKEAAEKAKIELSSSQQTEVNLPYITADATGPKHLVVKLTRAKLESLVEELVNRSLEPVKIALQDADMTTAKIDEVILVGGQTRMPLVQQKVTAFFGKEPRKDVNPDEAVAVGAAIQGAVLGGDVKDVLLLDVTPLTLGIETMGGVATALIEKNTTIPTKKSQVFSTADDNQTAVTIHVVQGERKQAAQNKSLGRFDLADIPPAPRGMPQIEVTFDIDANGILHVHAKDKATGKEQSIVIKASSGLSDEEIEQMVRDAEANAEADKQFEELVQARNTLDGLISATRKTVDEAGDKATAEEKSAIDAALAEAEEAVKGNDKAVIDAATTKLTEASGSLAQKLYAEQAQAHDAAAQQAEQASSGGKSGGDDAVDAEFEEVKDDKKDGK; encoded by the coding sequence ATGGGAAAAATCATCGGCATCGACCTGGGTACCACCAACAGCTGTGTAGCGGTACTGGATGGTGACAAGGCGCGCGTTATTGAGAACGCGGAAGGCGATCGCACTACCCCGTCCATCGTTGCGTTTACCGACGACAACGAGGTTCTGGTAGGCCAGTCCGCCAAGCGTCAGGCAGTTACCAACCCGACCAACACCCTGTTCGCGGTGAAGCGCCTGATCGGCCGTAAGTTCAAGGACGATGTGGTACAGAAAGACATCAAGATGGTGCCTTACTCCATCGTTGAAGCCGACAACGGCGACGCCTGGGTACAGGTAAAAGGCGACAAGAAAGCACCGCCGCAGATCTCTGCCGAAGTGCTGAAAAAGATGAAGAAAACCGCGGAAGATTTCCTCGGTGAGAAAGTAGATGCCGCGGTAATCACCGTACCGGCCTACTTCAACGACTCCCAGCGTCAGGCCACCAAAGACGCCGGCCGCATTGCCGGTCTGGACGTCAAGCGCATCATCAACGAGCCCACCGCGGCTGCGCTGGCCTACGGCCTGGACAAGAAGGGTGGCGACCGCACCATCGCGGTATACGACCTGGGTGGCGGTACCTTCGATATCTCCATCATTGAAATTGCCGATGTCGACGGCGAAATGCAGTTTGAAGTGCTGTCCACCAACGGTGACACCTTCCTCGGCGGTGAAGACTTCGACCTGCGCCTGATCGATTACCTGGCCGAGCAGTTCAAGAAGGAGCAGGGCATCGACCTGAAAGGCGACCCGCTCGCCATGCAGCGCCTGAAGGAAGCGGCCGAGAAAGCCAAGATCGAGCTGTCCTCCAGCCAGCAGACCGAAGTGAACCTGCCGTACATCACCGCAGACGCCACCGGTCCGAAGCACCTGGTGGTGAAACTGACCCGCGCCAAGCTGGAAAGCCTGGTGGAAGAACTGGTTAACCGCTCCCTGGAGCCGGTGAAAATCGCGCTGCAAGACGCCGACATGACCACTGCCAAGATCGACGAGGTGATCCTGGTGGGCGGCCAGACCCGTATGCCGCTGGTGCAGCAGAAAGTGACCGCGTTCTTCGGCAAAGAGCCGCGCAAAGATGTGAACCCGGATGAAGCGGTTGCCGTGGGCGCTGCGATCCAGGGCGCGGTACTGGGCGGCGACGTGAAAGACGTGCTGCTGCTGGACGTAACCCCGCTGACCCTGGGTATCGAAACCATGGGGGGCGTGGCCACCGCGCTGATCGAAAAGAACACCACCATCCCGACCAAAAAGTCCCAGGTGTTCTCCACTGCAGACGACAACCAGACCGCTGTGACCATTCACGTGGTACAGGGTGAGCGCAAGCAGGCGGCACAGAACAAGTCCCTGGGTCGTTTCGACCTGGCCGACATTCCGCCGGCGCCGCGCGGCATGCCGCAGATCGAAGTGACCTTCGATATCGATGCCAACGGCATCCTGCATGTGCACGCCAAAGACAAGGCCACTGGCAAGGAACAGTCCATCGTCATCAAGGCCTCTTCCGGTCTGTCTGACGAGGAGATCGAACAAATGGTGCGCGACGCCGAGGCCAACGCCGAAGCGGACAAGCAGTTCGAGGAGCTGGTGCAGGCGCGCAACACCCTCGACGGCCTGATCTCTGCCACACGCAAGACTGTGGACGAAGCCGGTGACAAGGCGACTGCGGAAGAGAAATCTGCAATCGACGCCGCCCTGGCGGAAGCCGAGGAAGCGGTCAAGGGCAACGACAAGGCCGTGATCGACGCCGCGACCACCAAGCTGACCGAAGCCTCCGGCTCTCTGGCGCAGAAACTCTACGCCGAGCAGGCCCAGGCCCACGATGCTGCCGCGCAGCAGGCTGAGCAGGCGAGTTCCGGTGGAAAGTCCGGTGGTGACGACGCAGTGGACGCTGAGTTCGAAGAAGTCAAAGACGACAAGAAAGACGGCAAGTAA
- the rimK gene encoding 30S ribosomal protein S6--L-glutamate ligase — MRIGLLASNPDLYSNQRIMEAGAERGHRMTFLNIRQCYMKLDSTEPEVHYRDGRILNNLDAVIPRIRPSQTFYGCALTRHFESIGVFALNGSAAIGQSRDKLFSLQLLQEGGLSIPISGFANSPMDTNELIEMVGGAPLIVKLLEGTQGRGVVLAETRKAGESVINAFKSLKVNLLVQEFIREAQGKDLRLFVIDGKVVAAIQREAAPGEFRANIHQGGTASVVKITTEERKLAIKAAKVLGLKVAGVDIIRSKKGPLLLEVNSSPGLEGIESATRKDVAGNMIMAIERALKWRPTIAGVPSIDEE, encoded by the coding sequence CTGCGCATCGGCCTGCTGGCGTCCAATCCGGATCTGTACAGCAACCAGCGCATCATGGAAGCGGGTGCCGAGCGCGGCCACCGCATGACCTTCCTGAATATTCGCCAGTGCTACATGAAGCTCGATTCCACCGAGCCGGAAGTGCACTACCGCGACGGCCGTATCCTCAACAACCTGGATGCGGTGATCCCGCGCATCCGCCCGAGCCAGACGTTTTACGGCTGCGCGCTCACGCGACACTTCGAGAGTATCGGGGTGTTTGCGCTGAATGGTTCCGCGGCGATTGGCCAGTCCCGCGACAAGCTCTTCTCCCTGCAGTTGCTGCAGGAGGGCGGGTTGAGTATTCCGATTTCCGGCTTCGCCAACTCACCGATGGACACCAACGAGCTGATCGAAATGGTCGGCGGTGCGCCGCTGATCGTGAAACTGCTGGAAGGCACTCAGGGACGCGGTGTGGTGCTGGCGGAAACCCGCAAGGCGGGCGAGTCGGTGATCAACGCGTTCAAATCCCTGAAAGTGAATCTGCTGGTGCAGGAGTTTATCCGCGAGGCCCAGGGCAAGGACCTGCGCCTGTTCGTGATCGACGGCAAGGTGGTGGCGGCGATCCAGCGGGAGGCGGCGCCGGGCGAGTTCCGCGCGAATATCCACCAGGGTGGCACCGCTTCGGTGGTCAAGATCACTACTGAAGAGCGCAAGCTCGCCATCAAGGCCGCCAAAGTGCTCGGGCTCAAGGTGGCCGGTGTGGATATCATCCGCTCCAAGAAGGGCCCGCTGTTGCTGGAGGTGAACTCCTCTCCGGGCCTCGAGGGGATCGAGAGCGCCACCCGCAAGGATGTGGCCGGCAACATGATCATGGCGATCGAGCGCGCGCTCAAATGGCGTCCGACCATCGCCGGTGTCCCCAGCATCGACGAAGAGTAA
- the dnaJ gene encoding molecular chaperone DnaJ encodes MSKRDYYEVLGVSKGADEKELKKAYRRVAMKFHPDRNPDDKEAENKFKEANEAYEVLSDPQKKAAYDQFGHAGVDGQAGHGGGGFGGFSDIFGDVFGDIFGGGAGGGRRGPQRGSDLRYDLELDLEDAVRGTTVKIRVPTLANCGTCHGSGAKAGSKPQTCGTCGGAGQVRMQQGFFSVQQTCPNCRGRGTVITDPCTSCHGRGRVEETKTLSVKVPPGVDTGDRIRLAGEGEAGPDGGPAGDLYVQVMVKEHELFQRDGKNLYCEVPISFVTAALGGEMEVPTLDGKVKLKIPAESQTGKLFRLRGKGVTPVRGGAPGDLLCRVVVETPINLSAKQKELLEEFAGTLSEKKNSPRQTGWFEGVKNFFGDMKL; translated from the coding sequence ATGTCCAAACGCGATTACTACGAAGTCCTCGGCGTCAGCAAAGGGGCGGATGAAAAGGAGCTGAAAAAGGCTTACCGCCGGGTGGCGATGAAATTTCACCCGGACCGCAACCCCGACGACAAAGAGGCGGAGAACAAATTCAAGGAGGCCAACGAGGCCTACGAAGTACTGTCCGATCCGCAGAAGAAAGCGGCCTATGACCAGTTCGGCCACGCCGGAGTGGACGGGCAGGCGGGCCACGGCGGTGGTGGCTTCGGCGGATTCTCCGATATTTTCGGTGACGTGTTTGGCGATATCTTTGGTGGCGGCGCCGGTGGCGGCCGCCGCGGACCGCAGCGCGGTTCCGACCTGCGCTACGACCTTGAGCTGGATCTGGAAGACGCGGTGCGTGGCACCACCGTCAAGATCCGAGTGCCGACGCTGGCCAACTGTGGCACCTGCCACGGCTCCGGCGCCAAGGCCGGCTCCAAGCCGCAGACCTGTGGCACCTGTGGCGGCGCCGGTCAGGTGCGTATGCAGCAGGGCTTTTTCTCTGTGCAGCAGACCTGCCCCAACTGTCGCGGTCGCGGCACCGTCATCACCGATCCCTGCACCAGCTGTCACGGCCGCGGCCGCGTCGAGGAAACCAAGACCCTGTCGGTCAAGGTACCGCCGGGTGTGGATACCGGTGACCGTATCCGTCTCGCCGGCGAAGGCGAAGCGGGCCCGGACGGCGGACCTGCGGGCGACCTGTACGTACAGGTGATGGTGAAAGAGCACGAGCTGTTCCAGCGCGACGGCAAGAATCTCTACTGCGAGGTGCCCATCAGTTTTGTCACCGCAGCGCTCGGTGGCGAGATGGAAGTCCCGACCCTGGATGGCAAGGTCAAACTGAAAATCCCGGCAGAGAGCCAGACCGGTAAACTGTTCCGCCTGCGCGGCAAGGGTGTGACCCCGGTACGCGGCGGCGCTCCCGGCGATCTGCTGTGTCGTGTGGTGGTGGAAACCCCAATCAACCTCTCTGCGAAACAGAAAGAGTTGCTGGAGGAATTCGCCGGCACCCTGAGCGAGAAGAAAAATTCACCGCGCCAGACCGGTTGGTTTGAAGGGGTGAAGAACTTCTTCGGTGATATGAAGCTGTAA